In Neoarius graeffei isolate fNeoGra1 chromosome 9, fNeoGra1.pri, whole genome shotgun sequence, one genomic interval encodes:
- the lnpa gene encoding endoplasmic reticulum junction formation protein lunapark-A isoform X1 — translation MFGEIFNRLTRIHQESRRVNLLCKMGALVSRWRAKPTTVEVLEGLDKDIQTLEEHREKNRKRLKLWVYRLLLYSTLLYLLACVVVYIWYIPEQLMGKFILASPFLIFPLLVWLLRKLLIVLFSRRTERNAEKLEELKAAKKKILEQVMETETYKNAKLILERFDPDSKKKIELDAIPVGPPVTPRQGQELRQRHVTPRPPVPVTPNLAVASRPPPGPTAPPALISAPGGPPEKNLSASAQHQNLLRRNATPTGSPVAGVGMHPPGPPLARPVFPRDRGALDKLIEFLVGDGPQNRYALICQQCLSHNGMALKEEFEYIAFRCAYCYFLNPARKTRPQAPHLPELSEGKTSLGPSAVSLDTDQGAPISSPEDKSESCGPEEEKLSEHQMENQTEKPVPLEPATTLSDLADKSDNEQDVSAMEVE, via the exons ATGT ttggtgAAATTTTCAACCGTTTAACACGCATACACCAAGAGAGTAGAAGAGTGAATTTGCTCTGCAAGATGGGAGCTTTGGTTTCTCGCTGGAGG GCCAAGCCAACCACTGTGGAGGTATTGGAGGGGCTTGATAAG GATATCCAAACTCTTGAGGAGCACAGAGAAAAGAATCGGAAACGGCTGAAGTTATGGGTCTACCGATTACTTTTATATTCAACCCTTCTGTACCTGTTGGCCTGTGTGGTTGTTTATATATGGTACATCCCTGAACAGCTAATGGGGAAATTCATATTGGCGTCACCTTTTTTAATATTTCCACTGCT CGTATGGCTTCTGAGAAAACTGTTAATTGTGTTATTTTCAAGACGGACAGAAAGAAATG cTGAAAAATTAGAAGAATTGAAAGCTGCAAAAAAGAAAATA CTTGAGCAGGTGATGGAGACCGAAACCTACAAAAATGCCAAATTGATACTAGAGCGGTTTGATCCAGATTCTAAGAAAAAGATC GAGCTAGATGCTATACCCGTTGGACCTCCTGTAACTCCTCGGCAAGGTCAAG AGCTTCGTCAGAGGCATGTGACTCCTCGCCCTCCTGTTCCTGTGACTCCAAACCTAGCAGTAGCATCACGTCCTCCTCCTGGCCCAACTGCCCCTCCTGCCCTGATCTCAGCCCCCGGTGGGCCTCCAGAGAAGAACCTGTCTGCTTCTGCCCAGCACCAGAACCTGCTGAGGAGAAATGCTACCCCTACAGGCTCCCCAGTTGCTGGTGTGG GAATGCATCCTCCTGGCCCACCCCTGGCACGGCCTGTTTTTCCTCGAGATAGAGGCGCTTTGGATAAACTTATTGAGTTCCTAGTAGGTGATGGGCCTcagaatag ATATGCCCTAATATGCCAGCAGTGTCTCTCTCATAATGGCATGGCATTAAAGGAGGAGTTTGAATACATTG CATTCAGATGTGCTTACTGCTACTTCCTGAATCCTGCTCGGAAGACACGCCCCCAGGCTCCACATCTCCCTGAATTAAGTGAAGGAAAGACAAGCCTTGGACCATCTGCTGTTTCCTTGGATACAGACCAAGGTGCACCCATTTCTTCCCCAG AGGATAAATCTGAGTCCTGTGGACCTGAAGAGGAAAAGTTAAGTGAGCATCAGATGGAAAACCAAACTGAAAAACCAGTACCTTTAGAACCAGCCACCACTCTCTCGGATCTTGCTGACAAATCGGACAATGAACAAGACGTATCTGCTATGGAGGTGGAATAA
- the lnpa gene encoding endoplasmic reticulum junction formation protein lunapark-A isoform X2, with protein sequence MGALVSRWRAKPTTVEVLEGLDKDIQTLEEHREKNRKRLKLWVYRLLLYSTLLYLLACVVVYIWYIPEQLMGKFILASPFLIFPLLVWLLRKLLIVLFSRRTERNAEKLEELKAAKKKILEQVMETETYKNAKLILERFDPDSKKKIELDAIPVGPPVTPRQGQELRQRHVTPRPPVPVTPNLAVASRPPPGPTAPPALISAPGGPPEKNLSASAQHQNLLRRNATPTGSPVAGVGMHPPGPPLARPVFPRDRGALDKLIEFLVGDGPQNRYALICQQCLSHNGMALKEEFEYIAFRCAYCYFLNPARKTRPQAPHLPELSEGKTSLGPSAVSLDTDQGAPISSPEDKSESCGPEEEKLSEHQMENQTEKPVPLEPATTLSDLADKSDNEQDVSAMEVE encoded by the exons ATGGGAGCTTTGGTTTCTCGCTGGAGG GCCAAGCCAACCACTGTGGAGGTATTGGAGGGGCTTGATAAG GATATCCAAACTCTTGAGGAGCACAGAGAAAAGAATCGGAAACGGCTGAAGTTATGGGTCTACCGATTACTTTTATATTCAACCCTTCTGTACCTGTTGGCCTGTGTGGTTGTTTATATATGGTACATCCCTGAACAGCTAATGGGGAAATTCATATTGGCGTCACCTTTTTTAATATTTCCACTGCT CGTATGGCTTCTGAGAAAACTGTTAATTGTGTTATTTTCAAGACGGACAGAAAGAAATG cTGAAAAATTAGAAGAATTGAAAGCTGCAAAAAAGAAAATA CTTGAGCAGGTGATGGAGACCGAAACCTACAAAAATGCCAAATTGATACTAGAGCGGTTTGATCCAGATTCTAAGAAAAAGATC GAGCTAGATGCTATACCCGTTGGACCTCCTGTAACTCCTCGGCAAGGTCAAG AGCTTCGTCAGAGGCATGTGACTCCTCGCCCTCCTGTTCCTGTGACTCCAAACCTAGCAGTAGCATCACGTCCTCCTCCTGGCCCAACTGCCCCTCCTGCCCTGATCTCAGCCCCCGGTGGGCCTCCAGAGAAGAACCTGTCTGCTTCTGCCCAGCACCAGAACCTGCTGAGGAGAAATGCTACCCCTACAGGCTCCCCAGTTGCTGGTGTGG GAATGCATCCTCCTGGCCCACCCCTGGCACGGCCTGTTTTTCCTCGAGATAGAGGCGCTTTGGATAAACTTATTGAGTTCCTAGTAGGTGATGGGCCTcagaatag ATATGCCCTAATATGCCAGCAGTGTCTCTCTCATAATGGCATGGCATTAAAGGAGGAGTTTGAATACATTG CATTCAGATGTGCTTACTGCTACTTCCTGAATCCTGCTCGGAAGACACGCCCCCAGGCTCCACATCTCCCTGAATTAAGTGAAGGAAAGACAAGCCTTGGACCATCTGCTGTTTCCTTGGATACAGACCAAGGTGCACCCATTTCTTCCCCAG AGGATAAATCTGAGTCCTGTGGACCTGAAGAGGAAAAGTTAAGTGAGCATCAGATGGAAAACCAAACTGAAAAACCAGTACCTTTAGAACCAGCCACCACTCTCTCGGATCTTGCTGACAAATCGGACAATGAACAAGACGTATCTGCTATGGAGGTGGAATAA